A single window of Rhipicephalus microplus isolate Deutch F79 chromosome 5, USDA_Rmic, whole genome shotgun sequence DNA harbors:
- the LOC119174258 gene encoding sulfotransferase 1C2-like isoform X2 yields MPHSERRSQSLTPQMSACAAARKAAGASAEGDHRGIAPAVVDATTVGDDETFWVRGLKLPREFSRTLVESAMDYEPRDDDVFVVSYSKCGAAFVQHIVHLIFNKGHPSGDYVQWNKATPHLELVGAEAVRRMPRPNAIKSHLPVQLMPWSEQAKYIYVARNPKDCFVSIFLNRQLFLKQKSMDAAFQEFVSGDMIWGDYFDHVCGWYERRDEPNVMFLLYEDIKRAPHEVIERLAQFLGDEWLESVALDESALDMIVHHSSYDFMKEHATRTVHRFQEAARGDDDKKNEDEEEDVVDDVVVQAPALRTRTFARRGTVGDWRSTLNAGQERQLERILRERSKDSGLWKLWIDLDEEDDSDF; encoded by the exons ATGCCGCACTCGGAGCGGCGGTCGCAGTCGCTGACGCCCCAGATGTCGGCGTGCGCGGCCGCCCGCAAGGCCGCCGGTGCTTCTGCCGAAGGAGACCACCGCGGCATCGCGCCGGCCGTCGTTGACGCGACGACGGTGGGCGACGACGAGACCTTCTGGGTGCGCGGACTGAAGCTGCCGCGCGAGTTCTCTCGCACGCTAGTCGAGTCGGCGATGGATTACGAGCCGCGCGACGACGATGTATTCGTCGTCTCCTACTCGAAGTGCGGGGCCGCCTTCGTACAGCACATCGTGCACCTCATCTTCAACAAG GGCCACCCGTCTGGCGACTACGTGCAGTGGAACAAGGCGACGCCGCACTTGGAGCTGGTGGGCGCGGAGGCGGTGCGCCGCATGCCGCGCCCCAACGCCATCAAGTCACACCTACCTGTCCAGCTGATGCCTTGGTCCGAGCAGGCCAAGTACATCTACGTGGCGCGCAATCCCAAGGACTGCTTTGTCTCCATTTTCCTCAACCGACAACTCTTCCTCAAGCAGAAGTCCATGGATGCCGCCTTCCAG GAGTTCGTGAGTGGTGACATGATCTGGGGCGACTACTTCGACCACGTGTGCGGCTGGTACGAGCGGCGCGACGAGCCGAACGTGATGTTCCTGCTGTACGAGGACATCAAGCGGGCGCCGCACGAGGTGATCGAGAGGCTGGCCCAGTTCCTGGGCGACGAGTGGCTCGAGTCCGTGGCGCTGGACGAGAGCGCGCTCGACATGATCGTGCACCATAGCTCGTACGATTTCATGAAGGAGCACGCCACGCGCACCGTGCACCGCTTCCAGGAGGCCGCCAGGGGCGACGACGACAAGAAGAACGAGGACGAAGAGGAAGACGTCGTGGACGACGTGGTGGTGCAGGCGCCCGCCCTGCGCACGCGGACATTCGCGCGCCGCGGAACCGTGGGCGACTGGCGCTCCACGCTCAACGCCGGGCAGGAGCGGCAACTGGAGCGGATCCTGCGGGAGCGCTCCAAAGACTCGGGTCTCTGGAAACTATGGATCGACTTggacgaggaagacgacagcgaCTTCTGA